A genomic stretch from Caldicellulosiruptoraceae bacterium PP1 includes:
- a CDS encoding NAD(P)/FAD-dependent oxidoreductase produces MLLDVVIIGGGVIGNSLLRELSKYDLNICLVERKYDVAEGASKANSAIVHAGFDPKEGSNKAKFNYLGNRLFKDICEELDVEYKMVGSLVLAFTDHEVSILEKLMEQGKKNGVEGLEIKDKDWVLQKEPNLNKEIKKALYAPFSGITCPYKLTIALFENAIQNGAQVIFGFDVINITKTNDQFYITSKDGRTLRSKIVVNCAGLYSDFINNLVNEEKIEIHPRKGEYYILDKRQYGLVNSVIFQVPTEKGKGILVSPTVDGNILIGPNSNYVEDKEDTSTTKHGLKEVLEHAKLSVPNINLKDVITIFAGNRATPNTHDFIIGESKSTSGFFNAAGIESPGLTSSYAIATYLSNLIVEKLKAKNNEKFNPIRKDIEKISTMDYEKIDELIKKNKSFGKIVCRCEQVSEYEIIEAINRGATNIDAIKRRTRAGMGRCQGGFCSPKIIDILSNKLNIPKEEVTKFGGNSKILYKSRMED; encoded by the coding sequence TGTTGTAATTATTGGTGGCGGAGTAATAGGCAATTCGCTATTAAGAGAACTTTCAAAATATGACCTAAATATTTGTTTGGTAGAAAGAAAATATGACGTTGCTGAAGGTGCATCAAAAGCAAATTCAGCAATTGTTCATGCTGGATTTGATCCCAAAGAAGGTAGTAATAAAGCAAAGTTTAATTATTTAGGAAACAGATTATTTAAGGATATTTGTGAAGAATTAGATGTTGAATATAAAATGGTAGGATCATTGGTTCTTGCATTTACAGACCATGAAGTATCTATTTTAGAAAAACTTATGGAACAAGGGAAGAAAAATGGTGTTGAAGGATTAGAAATAAAAGATAAAGATTGGGTTTTACAAAAAGAACCAAATTTAAATAAAGAAATCAAAAAGGCATTATATGCACCTTTTTCAGGAATTACTTGTCCATATAAGCTAACCATTGCATTATTTGAAAATGCTATTCAAAATGGTGCACAAGTAATTTTTGGATTTGATGTCATTAATATTACTAAAACTAATGACCAGTTTTATATTACTTCAAAAGATGGTAGAACTTTAAGAAGTAAAATTGTAGTAAATTGTGCTGGGTTGTATTCAGATTTTATAAACAACTTAGTTAATGAAGAAAAAATTGAGATACATCCAAGAAAAGGTGAGTACTATATTCTTGATAAAAGACAATATGGACTTGTTAATAGTGTAATATTCCAAGTGCCAACAGAAAAAGGGAAAGGTATATTGGTTTCTCCGACAGTTGATGGAAATATACTAATCGGTCCAAACTCAAATTATGTTGAAGACAAAGAAGATACTTCAACAACTAAACATGGGCTAAAAGAGGTTTTAGAACATGCTAAATTATCTGTTCCTAATATTAACTTAAAAGATGTAATAACAATTTTTGCAGGTAATAGAGCAACCCCAAATACGCATGATTTTATAATTGGTGAGTCAAAATCAACATCTGGATTTTTTAATGCTGCAGGGATTGAATCTCCAGGCTTAACTTCATCTTATGCTATTGCAACATATCTTTCAAATTTGATTGTTGAAAAGCTAAAAGCCAAAAATAATGAAAAGTTTAATCCAATAAGAAAAGATATTGAAAAAATATCTACAATGGATTATGAAAAGATAGATGAATTGATAAAGAAAAATAAAAGTTTTGGGAAGATTGTATGTAGATGTGAACAGGTAAGTGAATATGAAATAATCGAAGCAATAAATCGCGGAGCTACTAATATAGATGCTATTAAAAGAAGAACAAGAGCAGGTATGGGAAGATGTCAAGGTGGATTCTGTTCTCCCAAAATAATAGACATTTTATCAAATAAACTAAACATACCCAAAGAAGAGGTTACAAAGTTTGGAGGAAATTCAAAAATTCTTTACAAGAGTCGAATGGAGGATTAG